One [Clostridium] saccharolyticum WM1 DNA segment encodes these proteins:
- the larE gene encoding ATP-dependent sacrificial sulfur transferase LarE — translation MEQSMMEIKKRLEQRISVYAKEDICLAFSGGVDSSLLLKVAAEAAEKMGKTVYAVTFDSRLHPSCDLEIAARVAKELGGVHRVVSVNELEQKEIRFNPVNRCYLCKKKLFRSLKDFAGKMNIPYIMDGTNEDDLHVYRPGIKALRELGIISPLAELHITKAQVKALASWYGISVASRPSAPCMATRLPYNTEIDYDILNRIGRGEEFVSSLVKGNVRLRLHKDIVRIEVDREAMGELMERSSEIVSYLKELGFSYITMDLEGFRSGSMDVGIEPLE, via the coding sequence ATGGAACAGAGCATGATGGAAATAAAGAAGAGGCTGGAGCAGAGGATTTCGGTTTATGCCAAAGAGGATATTTGCCTGGCTTTTTCCGGGGGAGTGGATTCAAGTTTATTGCTTAAGGTGGCGGCAGAGGCTGCAGAAAAGATGGGAAAAACCGTTTATGCAGTGACCTTTGACAGCCGCCTCCATCCCTCCTGTGATCTGGAGATCGCCGCCAGAGTGGCAAAGGAACTGGGGGGAGTTCATAGGGTGGTTTCCGTCAATGAGCTGGAACAGAAGGAAATACGCTTTAACCCTGTAAACCGGTGCTATCTCTGCAAAAAGAAGCTGTTCCGGTCTTTGAAGGATTTTGCCGGGAAAATGAACATCCCTTATATCATGGATGGTACCAATGAAGATGATCTGCATGTTTACCGTCCGGGAATCAAGGCTTTAAGAGAGCTTGGGATCATCAGCCCTCTGGCAGAACTTCATATCACCAAGGCCCAGGTCAAAGCGCTGGCCTCCTGGTACGGAATCTCCGTGGCGTCCAGGCCCTCCGCTCCATGTATGGCGACCCGCCTTCCATATAATACGGAAATTGATTATGATATCTTAAACCGTATTGGAAGAGGAGAGGAATTTGTAAGCTCTCTTGTGAAAGGAAATGTGCGGCTAAGGCTTCATAAAGACATTGTCCGTATTGAGGTAGACCGGGAGGCCATGGGAGAGTTGATGGAGAGGAGCAGTGAGATTGTCTCTTACTTAAAAGAACTGGGATTTTCTTATATTACTATGGATTTGGAAGGGTTCCGGTCCGGAAGCATGGATGTGGGGATAGAACCTCTTGAATAG